In Sesamum indicum cultivar Zhongzhi No. 13 linkage group LG1, S_indicum_v1.0, whole genome shotgun sequence, the sequence TATATTTAAAGTCTTTATGGCGTAGTCTTGGTACCTCTTAAACcctaatatatgtatatggaCTCATCATGACTGTTCTATCATTTTAACGTTTATAGTTCACGTGAATAGTACAATTGTcagaaatttataaacaacTGCATCCTATGACATGTACAATTTTTGTTACCTTAACATTCTTacgattttaaatatttttttgtctataatCTATCTAACTTAAGAATGGAATGACTATTATGCAGGTACCTGCCCGTTGTGGGTCTGAAGTTAGTTTGTTTTGCAGATTATGTTGAGAGATTTGAGGTGCTCTTTGCTTGTCGCAGACAACATACTCATGAGTGCACAGTAAAAGCATTATCCCCATGAAATCATAATAACATCAGATACTTTGAAATTGTCGCCCTcactaaattatataacaaaaaatgccctaacttaatatatttgtagGAAGTAAAGAAATGTCACATCGACGACATTTGCatcagtaataaataaatgagatctgaaaaagatggaCCAAAAATACACTTGTGGAGATGTATCAAAGTGTTCCCGTAGACGGAGGCAGCTATTCTCTCAGTGGCCACAGAGCTTTGAATGCTCAACAGTTCGATAGAGCTATTCAACACAGACATTATTGCTGCTATGTGGTTCCTTCAATGCCCTCCAGTGAAGTAGTTGTCAGGCACAGCAAATATAACGAGTATTTTGCacagaaataattacatgCTGTTGGGTGTTTTTCATCATGTatcgaatatatatatataatattatatgaattcaatcaatacatcaatataataaaaataataaataatatgttaaggtgcaataattttttatcttgtcatAATATATTACCactcataaaaattatgtataaagttATCACTATATAGATAATTAGTGACAACAATCATTGTTCATGCATCATTAACTGCTTTCAGTGACAACATCAAGGACAAAATAGCAATTTGGCTCGGATTTGGGGCTCAAGTAAGGGACATGCTAAATTCCGGCCATAGTTGCAATTTTCGGCatattttacccttaatgTGCCAGTTTTTGGAATTGCCGACCTAATCGCTGGATTGAACCTTGGCAAGACTAAAATTCTCATCCCTTTATAGTTTCagaaccaaaattgcaatttctccCTTTATTTCACACCAATTACTTTTTACTTCTAAAACCTTAGCCAATTAAATATCTaattggaaaaattgcaatattagtcctataagtatagAGGgtgacaattttgatcctattgaaatcaattttgaaaatttgatctcacaattaaaaaaattagcaatttgaggataattttgatagaaaattcagaaatttacCAAGATTTCCAAATTAGTATGTTATGTGCAAAACGAATGTAGTTTTTTGAttgtataatttgatttgGGGGGAAAAACTGTAGTGAGATCAATCATTTAATGCACTTGTAATTTGacttaaaatgttaaaattgtgAATCCCCTCACTTAGTCACTTGTTTGGGCCTAGTAAAAGAAGTCGTtgcaatatttattacaaaagaatGACGAAACTTTGCATCAATATTTACTGCAAGTTTTGGCACAACATTTGGTGAGTGATTGGCAGGAGAAATTATAGTTTGTCGTAAACTTAGTTGCAAATTTGTGACAACAGATACTTGTCacaaatttgcaataaattttaCAGAGTGAACATTATGTCAGAATCgtgatgaaatattaatgacaTCAGTGCAAAGTACGTAATTGACACAAAATCTTAACATAATTTGCGACCAATGACCAACTGTGGCAAATGTTTGTCATTAACAAATAAACATGTTACACCTTTGCGATGGAACACAATTCGTTGCAATTATTATCAGATTATGCCAATGTTCGTCCGACAATCATTGCAAAAATCAGTCGCCAATGTGGGACTCTTAAGGATGTAATAATGTCGACACAATTCTGTTGCAATTTCGTCACAAGTGTAACAATTATATTGCTCTTCATCAAAATTCTGTTGTAAAATTCATCACattcgttatttaaaaatcagtctcaaatctttatatatacaatcaaCACTATTTCGTTTGTATTCCTACACttgaatttcaatataaaacaGTATActatctaaaaattaattatcgtGTATGAAGTGAACTAGGCCAGTACTGCATCATTAAGGTACGCTAAATTGTATTATGttatcttttaatattattttgtagttAGGTataaagttaaatatattttatatcactGTAAACAATTGTAAGTTTTTTGTCAACACTGTATGTTAACTATTTGTTAGCTTAAATTACTGTAATTGTTGGTATTTGCAACAcattaatatgttattttttttgtatagagtaaatatatgtaatttatgtattcttgaaaaatattatgttctAGCACATAAACATGCTAAAGTCGTGCTTcctttgaatatattatatagttattcatcaaatatttatgacaattttaaaaattatgattctaTATCGAGTATTGTaacaatgataattaattaagggaATTTGAGAaagtagatatatatataagtaaaatcTACCTCGAAATGTACGCATTAAACTAGAGTTGCATATGGTGATTATGGGTTCATAACTTACATAATGAGATTCAACATAGAATTTGATGACCTTTTGTCTGGTAATAATGCCGGGTGCCAACATCTGAAACAACGATGTGATTACCGAACAGAGAATGATTTATGTCGCTGGTCTTGGTTATGTTGGATGAAATGTGAGCCCCCTACTGCCCCACCGACACCACCCTCCCAATCCACCAGAATACTCAGTCGTCATTTAGCCCAAACCTCCTACAGGCAATCGGGAGACAGTTAACacaaataagaattttttttatatataaattaagattttacaatatttaatttttactataaattttcttttacatacTTACTTTATTTTACTGTATtgcatttatgtatttatttcaattggataaaattaattctcttataaataaataacacaaaTCCGTAGCAAAATGGTCGCAATTCATCCCAAATattgttacaattttttatcatctataaaatgaattgataaataaattatttgcaaTAACAACTTAAATTTACGTACCAACTGGGTCGTAATATCATCACAAATTTACAATGGGAACAACATCACAAAGATTTCGTCGCAATATTGTtggcaaaaatatcaaacgTTGGTCGTCACAAATGAGTCGCAAATTAGCAATGGCTTCCACGTTGCAAACTCCTTTGCTTTTGTTACATAATTTTGCTACAATGTTGCCGTTACAAGATTTCGTTGCAATATATGTTGAGTTTAAAAACGCTAACCCTAAATTCTTGGAGAGAGGAAACATTGTTTCACCCAGATCGAAATATTGCTTTGATTAGATTATGCAAAAACTTGGTATACAGACTTCATTTGAACCTATTGTGAAAGAGCTTATATAACACATGAACTATGAAATATCTCAGCACAACAAATGAAggtttaattctaattttagttctataattataatcatttgaCGCTTTAATAATCTTGTAATTTGTTGAGGTTGCAAATGgtcttttacattttttaattttgtgatatttaggacaaaatttaccaaaacTGTGATGCTAGTTTTTGGCCAACTTTCAAAATTCCGGCCGAATCTGTTCTAAAATcgtcaaattaaaaaagacaaaaaaaaaaatttgcaaccCTAACAagttataagaataaaatgcTAATGGGTATATTATTACAAGATTAAGAATACAATTAAACCACAAATGAATCACTTTAACTTGATGAGCTAATTTGGCAAAGGGCCGGGCACTAGTAGTGAAAAATCAAACTTGTCTAACCAAGAATTGATAGACAAGAAAACAACATTAAGGAGGTAATAACAAGTCTCCTGTTCTACATACCAAAAGGAGGCAGTGTAGGACTCGCAGACAAACACACAGACAAAGCAGATCTTCAACAGAAGTCCCAGTTATTCACTACAAATGGACGTACGTACACTTTCCTAGTCACGAAATTCTAAACACGACCACGATCGGTACGACGTATTCATCCCGACTGCAGTTTCTTCCTCAGCAAATAATCAAAAGGGGGGCTGCAGTAAGTGCCATTGAGAAAAAGATTTGTCAGCACTTTGTTGACTGCTTCAGTGAGGTGAGCTCCATCCCAGTTGATGTACTCAGAAGGGTTGGTGCAGGAGCGGGACGACTGCGAGCCGCAGGTGTTGAAAATGTCGAAGTTGTAGGGGCCGCCACCGTGCCCACAGCATACTTTGTACTGCTCTTTGAACCCATATTTCCTTGCGTTCTTCACAACCCTCAAGTGGGAATTGTAGTAGTCTGCATAAACAATGACGGATTTCGGGTATTGCTTCCTCAAACTGCGTAGCTTCGCTTGGAGGGCGACGTTGTGGGTGGACGTGATCCGGTTCACGCTAGCTACACACCCCATCTCGTCCCTGTCGTCGGGGGAAGCAATAGCAAACGAGTACGTTATGCAGCCTGTCGGCGGTAGACCTTGCACGATGATATACTTTGCCCCCTTGTTCAGCAATGCCTGAAATGAAACAACCGAGCATCTCatctaaaagtttaaacttttatataatagaATGATTTTTTGTGGAAAGTGCATGGATATAGGTGGCTGGGGATTGGGGAATCATGATTACAGTGATGGGATCTATGATTAAATGAGTGTACAAAAGTGGTAATTTCACCTGTAAGAAAACAGTGACACTGTCCAAGGCAAGAGCTTGAATGGTTTTGCTTGAAAGGGAAGATCCAAGGCTGCAGGTATAATCATTAGCTCCAATTTCACCTACCCAAATCAAGGCATCATTCAGAGCAGCTCTACACTCTCTAGGACTAGTTCTCGAGTCTTTGCACCCTTCACCCTCCAACAGCTTGTTGAACCTGACAAGTTGAGTTTGCAGGGACTGAGCCACAAGGTTAAACGAGATATTGTTCTTCAAGAAGAAGCTCTGCCTAATCGCAGTCGCCCCGGCAACGGCAAAGTTGACACCGTGTTTTCGGTCGGCATTAGGGTTGCGATAAGGCGGCAGAAAAGGCAACGAAAGGGCTTTGGCCACGAAGTCGACGACTATACGGCCGTCAGAGTATCGGTTGGTGGGGTGGTGGAAGAACGTGACGCCATACGGAGGGTTGGAGACGTAGTTGAAGGCAGCCGGACCGGTGGAGGTCTTGGTGTTGCCGGTGTCGGTGTAGGAGTCGCCGAAGGCgtaaattttcttgaaaggGGGAGGGGCAGTGGAGGATGCCGGAGAGGAGGAGAGGAGAGTGAAAATAAGGGTGATCATAAGGCATATTTGGGATGTGAAGAGAGATGAGGGAATGTTGGCAGCAGCCATTGTTGTGAGGAGTGTGTGTTTCTTCTGAGGGTTTGTTTCTGCTGTTTATATAAATCGACAAGTGGTTAGTCTACACCttcttcttcaaaattttttattacaaatctttttttatatattagtcGTGTCATACCGTTAGGCGTTAAcataataactaattttttatattttaaaatatattataaataaaaataaaatatatattattgtaaagGGAAGAGGGTTTATAgacttaaattaaatgataattttaataccagtgcatcaaattattataatagagACAATGATTTTTCATTGATAAGACCTATTTAACTTCCCAACTCATAATGTTGAATTAGCTACTCAATCATGTCCGTTTAGAAAATCAATTCCATGCAATTATATGCActcacaaattaaatttattccattttatttaattttattgttgactaaaataaaaataatatattaatatttgtgttGCATGTAACTATAATCATCGTTAttgatgtaatatatatatattgtgcaaagttttaatttttaatctaattcaagtaaactatatattaataattaatgccTCATCTATCTTCTatacgaatatatatatatatatatatatatatataaaagacgCTCTACACATATAAACGGTTGTTAATGACTTCGCtacatcattttttaaatatgacaaCTATACTACTATGATCACTGATACAACACGAcggttgttttcttttgttttttttttctttttctttaagtgTGATTTTTAGgtttagaaattttattttgtatttataatatattttgatatgtaaaagattatttataatatgcaCGCAATAACAGCTTGTTAcgatatatattgattaattgtaataaaaatttatattttttgcattatttttattacacttcgattaataacattaatttatcataatttttaaattgtgatCATTTATAGAATAACGAAAGAAGTATCTGAATCGAGTTTTGGTGTGACATGTCTCACACcagaatttttctataaaaaggTCCACATTTTAAATgcaaaagaagagaattaGGTCTGACATTTAGCTTTCTATAATgcatagaaaaattatagctaATGAGGCTTAGTTTTTGAGTCCTCATGATTTTAGATTTCATGTGTTCGAACTTCATCTTATGTGTGGGATGTTATTTCTATTGAATAGtagatatttgttagattaatttattcgacagtattgatataattaatttatttcaattaagcTCTTACTTGAAAAAAGATCAACAAAACCTGATAAATAAGtggattaaattatcaaataacaTTTTGGGAGTTGAGAAATGACTTATATGGCCCCATATATTCaagatgaaaattgcaattaagcCCACCACTACCATACAATTGTTATTAGCTAGGCAAGGGGAAAACAGTGGTCTTAGCTGATTTTCATGgcaaatatttggaaaaaaatatttttttagtatcattagaaaatattattatcgtTTTTGGTACTGTAATTTTGATGAGTATCGCTTTTGatatcatgacaaatatttcagtcataacttataaaatcatgataaattaatattaattaacaatagtattaatttattcgtATTCATTGCAATGTaaggattaatttaatatataaaataagtgtaCATATAAACGCCTAGAAATTAAATGAAGTAGGAATTAGTGGGTGGACATAATTATTCATTGGAGTAGTACTATTTTTGCTCACCTTACTTTAATTTGAGGATTTGTTAAGGTTCTTGTTgggttcaaaattaagctgctTTTGGGTAGATCTCTAAGGTAAAAAAtctacttttattaaaaaattcaagaatattattactattattgtatttcgaaaaaaaaaataattttgcacaTGTTAGTACTGTTTTCACATACCAATAAAATGCAATTAGAATTAAAATCGTTCAATTCCAGATCTCTCActgttcaaatttattgaagaAGCCTAAGAATTTCCCCTAAGATGCAAAACGAGCACAAAGCCCATGCATGTAGGGTTCAACACGGTAGAAATTGaggtattataattttataagtattaGTCACCATGCATGACACAATATACTTGCATGCGTATAATCAAATAGATacgatataaattttaaaaataaaaattaatatatgaataaaagcgGATGAAGTGATGAATATACAGGTCTGAAAGTGTAGGatagatatatatgatatagTATATTGgaggtaaaaaaataatatggatctcttgaaataaataaataattatattgttacaaatatttaacagTATAAATGGTAGGTTTGATATTTAGTACTGTGGCATCATAAACCGTCAATTATTAGTGATAAAtggctttatatatatatatatatat encodes:
- the LOC105166411 gene encoding GDSL esterase/lipase At3g48460-like; the protein is MAAANIPSSLFTSQICLMITLIFTLLSSSPASSTAPPPFKKIYAFGDSYTDTGNTKTSTGPAAFNYVSNPPYGVTFFHHPTNRYSDGRIVVDFVAKALSLPFLPPYRNPNADRKHGVNFAVAGATAIRQSFFLKNNISFNLVAQSLQTQLVRFNKLLEGEGCKDSRTSPRECRAALNDALIWVGEIGANDYTCSLGSSLSSKTIQALALDSVTVFLQALLNKGAKYIIVQGLPPTGCITYSFAIASPDDRDEMGCVASVNRITSTHNVALQAKLRSLRKQYPKSVIVYADYYNSHLRVVKNARKYGFKEQYKVCCGHGGGPYNFDIFNTCGSQSSRSCTNPSEYINWDGAHLTEAVNKVLTNLFLNGTYCSPPFDYLLRKKLQSG